GTGATGTTACTTGTTTTATATTTTTCGAATTCAACTTTTTCGGATGGTATTAATAATGCCTGGACTAAATTGACAAATAAAGAGAGTTCATATCTGGGACGTACGACCTCCATAATCGTAGAATTAAAATTATGGTCTGAAAAACCTATATTTGGTTATGGGATTCAAGAAGGATTTGAATTATCAAAAACGGCAGGAATGGAGACGCTGGGATTCTATATGTTCAATACAAGTACTATAACTGGACTATTAGTGACTTTCGGAGGTATATTCACATTGATTTTAGTGTTAATGCTATTAGCATTTAGCTTAAGACTGAAGACCAACTTTATAGGGGCTTTCTTAATAACTATAGGTATATTTATTATGATTTCTTCTCAGCTAATGATGTATAATGCTTATTTTTATGCTTTATTATTCATAAGTATAAAAAATATGAAATATCGTAAGAGGATAGAAGAGAAAACTGATTCTCTAGAAACAGCGTTGACCGTGGGACGGTGGCATAACGCTGAGACCGAAATCTGATTTAATGTCATTATTTCCACTTGCGCAAAGCACTCTAATTGATGAGACCTATATAAGTAATACATTAATTTTGGAGGATGTTGAATGCATATTTTATGGGTGGTTAATATTCCATTACCCGAAGCCAGTTTTTTAATTGGGGAGAAGCCACTTCCTTTTGGGGGATGGTTAGTTAGTGCCTCCAAACATTTATCGAAAAATAATTATATAAAGCTTTCCATTGCATTTCCGGGAAGTAAAAAAGATTCTGTTAACGAATTACAAGGAAAAAACAATATATTCTATACCTTTCCACCTTTAAATGACAATGATTTTACAATGATCGAGGATAACAAATATTTGGAAAAAATCATAGAATCCTCAAAACCTGATCTAGTTCATATATTTGGGACAGAGTATGCACATACTCTTGCAATGATTAATATATGTGCAAAGAAAAAAGTGAAATCAGTTATTTCTATCCAAGGACTAATATCCATAATCTCTAAACATTATATGGCCTCATTGCCTTTAAATGTGCAAATGCAATCTACTTTTAGAGATTTTGTAAAACGAGATAATTTGAAGAAACAACAAAAGAGGTTTATTAAACGCGGAAAATATGAAATTGAATCTTTACAAAAGATAGAACATGTCATTGGCCGTACTACTTGGGATAAAGCATGTACTTTACAAATCAATTCAAAAGTATATTATTATGAGTGTAATGAAACTTTAAGGGATGAGTTCTATAATCATATCTGGAGTTTGGAAAATTGCGAAAAGGATACTATCTTTGTAAGTCAAGGATCATATCCAATTAAGGGTCTACATTTTATAATAGAAGCAATGCCATTGATATTGAAAAACAGGCCCAATGCAAAACTATATATAGGTGGTATAGACATTACAAAAACCTCTAATTTTAAGGAGAAATTAAAATTATCTTCCTATGGGAAATATATAAAACAACTTATCAAGAAGTATAATTTAGAAAATAAAGTTATATTTACAGGAGTTTTAAATGAAAAACAAATGTGTCAAAGATTTTTAAAATCAAATGTTTTTGTTTTACCTTCTGTGATTGAAAATGAATCAAATTCATTAAGTGAAGCTAGAATATTAGGAATGCCATGTGTTGCTTCTTACGTAGGTGGGGTAATAGACAGAATTGAAAATGGAGTGGATGGATTTTTATACCAACATGATGCGCCATATATGTTGGCTTACTATGTAAATCAGTTACTTGATAATGATGAACTCTCACTAATGTTTTCTGAAAAAACAAGAAGTCGTGCATTGGAAATTTTCGATCGCAGAAAAAATAATGAGAGATTATTAGAGATTTATAGAAATATTATAAAATATAACTGAATCCCAATTGATTAGATGTCTAGCGCAAAGAGTTTCTCTAATCTTTTATATTGAAAAGTCAAATAGATGTTTTTTGCTGAGGAACATTTTTTACTATATCTAGGATAAAACGCTGAAGAAAATGCTTAAATAGAAAATTCGATTATCTCGGATGTAAAAAGCTGGTTTTTAAGGGCACAACAGGAGGATATAAATGCAAGGCTCTTTAAAGAATAAAACAACAAATGGGGTATTATGGAGTTTTATTGATTTGATGTCAAATCATGGTATCCAGTTTATTATTCAAATTATATTAGCGAGACTCTTATTGCCAGAACATTTCGGAGTCATTGGCATGGTCTTGGTGTTTATATCCATTTCACATATAATAATCGATAGTGGATTTTCTACTGCTTTAATTCGAGAAAGTGATCCGTCTCCTAAAGATTATTCAACCGTTTTTTATTGCAATTTAGTAGTTGCATTAGTGATATATTTTTTACTATACAAATCTGCCTTTTTTATTAGTTCATTTTTCAACGAACCTCTACTGGTCCCGTTACTTAGAGTTCTATCATTAGTTCTTATAATTAATTCGTTAGGAATAGTTCATAAGGTAATTCTAACAAGAAATGTTAGGTTTCGAACACAAACGAAAATAAGTATCATTTCAGGACTCCTATCTGGAATTATAGCGATAATATTTGCTTTTAATGGCTACGGAGTTTGGAGTCTCGTTATAAAAACTATTGCCATGCAGTTTTTTCAACTAGTTTTACTCTGGGTTTATATTAAATGGATTCCTGTATATTCATTTAGTATTACTTCATTCAAAAGGCTCTTTGGCTTTAGTTCCAAAACAT
The sequence above is drawn from the Sporosarcina luteola genome and encodes:
- a CDS encoding glycosyltransferase family 4 protein, with translation MHILWVVNIPLPEASFLIGEKPLPFGGWLVSASKHLSKNNYIKLSIAFPGSKKDSVNELQGKNNIFYTFPPLNDNDFTMIEDNKYLEKIIESSKPDLVHIFGTEYAHTLAMINICAKKKVKSVISIQGLISIISKHYMASLPLNVQMQSTFRDFVKRDNLKKQQKRFIKRGKYEIESLQKIEHVIGRTTWDKACTLQINSKVYYYECNETLRDEFYNHIWSLENCEKDTIFVSQGSYPIKGLHFIIEAMPLILKNRPNAKLYIGGIDITKTSNFKEKLKLSSYGKYIKQLIKKYNLENKVIFTGVLNEKQMCQRFLKSNVFVLPSVIENESNSLSEARILGMPCVASYVGGVIDRIENGVDGFLYQHDAPYMLAYYVNQLLDNDELSLMFSEKTRSRALEIFDRRKNNERLLEIYRNIIKYN
- a CDS encoding O-antigen ligase family protein, which codes for MVDIEGYYRLFGMFRESGVFQIFLNTAIIMELFLRKGRVRFFKLSVLLAGLILTFSTPGYLATILILISYTFFSKKKISEKEKKSIIAGVMLLVVMLLVLYFSNSTFSDGINNAWTKLTNKESSYLGRTTSIIVELKLWSEKPIFGYGIQEGFELSKTAGMETLGFYMFNTSTITGLLVTFGGIFTLILVLMLLAFSLRLKTNFIGAFLITIGIFIMISSQLMMYNAYFYALLFISIKNMKYRKRIEEKTDSLETALTVGRWHNAETEI